A genomic window from Silene latifolia isolate original U9 population chromosome Y, ASM4854445v1, whole genome shotgun sequence includes:
- the LOC141630033 gene encoding uncharacterized protein LOC141630033, translating into MEVYIDDMVVKSKKAEMHMEHLADTFQTLREFKMKLNPSKCSFGASSGKFLGYMVTQRGIESQKFEWTEEHEKAFAKLKTYLSTPPLLAKPEQGEPLFLYLSVTEAAVSAVLVKEQEGVQHPVYYISKSLLPAETRYTSFEKLALALVTASYKLRPYFESHTIHVITNYPLKTIMRKPELSGRMTKWSVHLSGYNLKYEPTTAIKSQALADFISDFCLATRREAEEGMLAITGNQDGEIWTLYIDRASNARGAGVGLVLRSPKGDMIVQAVRCEFKATNNEAEYEALILGMQMASGLKVRNLRVYSDSLFVVNHVNNEYVARDPKMIAYLKIATERKSKFRTFKITQVPRDQNVEADALATLGSTFQPVELSNIPITHVLTPAIQGEPDQKPTKEDVHMQCAQGARTLVSGRGSQMHWRVPYLNWLRDGTLPEDRKEAQSFRIKASRYNMIDNILFRKSLAGPCLRCLGKEEAETILKDVHSGECGNHAGGRSLSNKILRQGYFWPTMRADAVNHAKRYESCQKAARAIH; encoded by the exons ATGGAGGTATACATTGACGACATGGTAGTGAAATCTAAAAAAGCAGAAATGCACATGGAGCACTTGGCAGATACCTTCCAGACGTTAAGGGAATTTAAAATGAAACTTAATCCATCCAAGTGCTCATTTGGGGCATCTTCAGGAAAATTCCTAGGGTATATGGTGACCCAGAGGGGAATTGAG AGTCAGAAATTCGAATGGACTGAAGAGCATGAAAAAGCATTCGCAAAACTCAAAACCTACCTAAGCACGCCACCACTACTCGCGAAACCTGAGCAAGGGGAACCGCTATTTTTGTATCTGTCAGTTACGGAAGCAGCCGTAAGCGCAGTCCTGGTCAAAGAACAGGAAGGAGTGCAGCATCCTGTGTATTATATTAGCAAGTCTCTGCtccctgcagagaccaggtacacttccTTTGAAAAACTAGCATTGGCTTTGGTTACCGCTTCTTATAAACTGCGGCCGTACTTTGAATCTCACACCATCCATGTCATAACCAATTACCCGCTAAAGACTattatgaggaagcctgaactttcaGGTAGAATGACTAAGTGGTCAGTACATCTTAGTGGCTATAACTTGAAATATGAACCCACAACGGCGATAAAATCCCAAGCCCTGGCAGATTTCATCTCTGACTTCTGCCTCGCCACCCGTAGGGAGGCAGAAGAAGGAATGCTGGCAATAACAGGAAATCAGGATGGTGAAATTTGGACCTTATACATTGATAGAGCCTCAAATGCAAGAGGGGCTGGCGTAGGTCTGGTCCTTCGATCTCCTAAAGGAGACATGATAGTGCAAGCCGTTAGGTGCgagttcaaggcaaccaacaacgaAGCCGAGTATGAAGCTCTTATACTTGGGATGCAGATGGCGTCAGGGCTCAAGGTGAGAAACCTGAGGGTATACAGTGACTCCTTATTTGTGGTAAACCATGTAAACAATGAGTATGTAGCGCGTGATCCAAAGATGATAGCTTACTTGAAAATAGCCACAGAGCGAAAGTCAAAATTCAGAACCTTCAAGATAACTCAGGTGCCGCGGGACCAGAATGTGGAGGCAGACGCTCTGGCCACATTAGGATCCACCTTCCAGCCCGTAGAATTGTCAAACATACCGATTACTCATGTGTTGACCCCAGCCATCCAGGGAGAGCCAGATCAGAAACCAACGAAAGAGGATGTACACATGCAGTGTGCACAAGGAGCCAGGACGCTGGTTTCCGGCAGAGGATCGCAGATGCATTGGAGGGTTCCATACCTAAATTGGCTAAGGGATGGAACACTCCCTGAAGACAGAAAGGAAGCGCAAAGTTTCAGGATAAAAGCTTCCAGatacaacatgattgataatattCTCTTCAGGAAATCATTGGCAGGACCATGCCTCAGGTGCTTAGGCAAAGAGGAAGCTGAAACGATACTGAAAGATGTGCACAGCGGAGAGTGCGGGAATCACGCTGGAGGACGAAGTCTGTCAAACAAAATTTTAAGACAAGGGtatttctggcccaccatgcgcgCAGACGCAGTGAATCATGCTAAACGCTACGAGTCGTGTCAAAAGGCGGCTCGAGCAATCCACTAG
- the LOC141630034 gene encoding uncharacterized protein LOC141630034 codes for MATGQTPFSLVYGAEAVIPSEVLVPTHRYGCQTAEQNKVEMARSLDTVDELRESAYIRMASYKQSVARTYNKNVKIRTLEVGDLVLRRVFENTKNHKAGKFAYKWEGPYQVKSVVKNGAYRLMTMNGQILDKPWIQMLPWNTMRQHQKGFGTNVGYLSDEVHFEGPAPAM; via the exons ATGGCAACAGGTCAGACTCCGTTTAGCCTGGTATACGGAGCAGAGGCAGTAATACCCTCAGAAGTCCTGGTACCCACGCATAGATACGGCTGTCAGACGGCAGAGCAGAACAAAGTCGAAATGGCCAGAAGTCTGGATACAGTTGATGAGCTACGAGAAAGTGCCTATATACGTATGGCATCGTATAAGCAATCTGTCGCAAGGAcgtacaacaaaaatgtcaagatAAGGACCCTTGAAGTGGGGGACCTTGTACTCAGAAGGGTATTCGAAAATACCAAGAACCACAAAGCAGGCAAAtttgcctacaaatgggaagggccATATCAGGTCAAAAGTGTTGTCAAGAATGGGGcatacaggttgatgaccatgAACGGTCAAATCCTGGATAAACCCTGGATCCAGATGTTgccctggaacaccatgagaCAGCACCAG AAAGGCTTTGGTACTAATGTTGGTTACTTATCAGATGAGGTACACTTTGAGGGTCCAGCCCCTGCCATGTGA